A stretch of the Salminus brasiliensis chromosome 19, fSalBra1.hap2, whole genome shotgun sequence genome encodes the following:
- the prpf19 gene encoding pre-mRNA-processing factor 19 — translation MSLVCAISNEVPEHPCVSPVSNQVFERRLIEKYIAENGADPINGQPLSEEQLIDIKVSHPIRPKPPSATSIPAILKSLQDEWDAVMLHSFTLRQQLQTTRQELSHSLYQHDAACRVIARLTKEVTAAREALATLKPQAGLVAPQAAPASQPAAVGVGGEPMEVSEQVGMTPEIIQKLQDKATVLTTERKKRGKTVPEELVRTEDLSKYRQVATHAGLHSASVPGILSLDLCPTDTNKVLTGGADKNVVVFDRRDEQIVATLKGHTKKVTSVIYHPSQSVVFSASPDSTIRVWSISGGNCVQVVRAHEAGVTGLSLHATGDYLLSSSEDQYWAFSDIQTGRVLTKVTDETAGCALTCAQFHPDGLIFGTGTADSQIKIWDLKERTNVANFPGHSGPVTAIAFSENGYYLATGAQDSSLKLWDLRKLKNFKTITLDNNYEVKSLVFDQSGTYLAVGGSDIRVYICKQWSEVLNFTDHTGLVTGVAFGEHAQFLSSTGMDRSLKFYSL, via the exons ATGTCTCTGGTTTGTGCGA TCTCAAACGAGGTACCGGAGCACCCATGTGTCTCTCCAGTCTCCAATCAAGTGTTTGAACGTCGCCTTATTGAGAAATACATTGCTGAGAATGGAGCTGACCCCATCAATGGGCAGCCGCTGTCTGAGGAGCAGCTCATCGACATTAAAG TTTCTCACCCTATTCGACCTAAGCCGCCTTCTGCTACCAGCATCCCTGCAATTCTGAAGTCTCTGCAAGATGAGTGG GATGCCGTGATGCTGCACAGTTTCACCCTCCGCCAGCAGTTGCAGACTACACGCCAGGAGCTGTCTCACTCGCTCTACCAGCACGATGCCGCTTGCAGGGTGATTGCTCGTCTCACTAAAGAGGTCACCGCTGCCAGAGAGG CCTTGGCCACACTCAAGCCTCAAGCCGGATTGGTTGCTCCTCAGGCAGCTCCGGCCTCCCAGCCTGCAGCTGTG GGTGTGGGTGGTGAGCCTATGGAGGTCAGTGAACAAGTGGGAATGACTCCGGAGATCATCCAGAAG CTGCAAGACAAGGCCACTGTCCTgaccacagagagaaagaag AGAGGAAAGACTGTTCCAGAAGAGCTGGTTAGAACTGAAGATCTCAGCAAATATCGCCAAGTGGCCACCCATGCT GGTCTTCACAGCGCCAGTGTCCCTGGAATCCTTTCTCTGGATCTCTGCCCTACAGACACCAACAAAGTCCTCACAG GTGGGGCGGATAAGAATGTGGTGGTGTTTGATCGCAGAGATGAGCAGATTGTGGCCACACTCAAGGGTCACACCAAAAAGGTCACCTCTGTCATCTACCATCCATCCCAG TCTGTGGTGTTTTCGGCATCCCCGGACAGCACTATTCGTGTTTGGTCCATCTCTGGGGGCAACTGCGTTCAGGTGGTTAGAGCTCACGAGGCAGGGGTTACTGGCTTGTCCCTCCATGCTACTGGAGACTATCTGCTCAGTTCCTCTGAAGACCAG TACTGGGCCTTTTCTGATATCCAAACTGGCCGTGTTCTCACCAAAGTCACTGATGAGACTGCAGGATGTG CACTGACTTGTGCTCAGTTCCATCCTGACGGGCTGATTTTCGGCACTGGTACAGCAGACTCTCAGATTAAGATCTGGGATCTGAAGGAAAGAACCAATGTAGCCAACTTCCCTGGCCACTCTGGCCCAGTCACTGCCATCGCCTTCTCTGAGAACGGATACTACCTGGCCACAG GTGCTCAGGACAGCTCTCTGAAGCTGTGGGATTTGAGAAAGCTGAAGAACTTTAAGACCATCACTTTGGACAATAATTACGAG GTGAAGTCTCTCGTGTTCGACCAGAGTGGAACATATCTGGCTGTTGGAGGATCTGATATCAGAGTTTATATCTGCAAGCAGTGGTCTGAGGTTCTCAACTTTACTG ATCACACCGGTCTAGTGACAGGAGTGGCTTTTGGCGAGCATGCCCAGTTCCTGTCTTCCACAGGAATGGACAGGAGTCTCAAATTCTACAGCCTGTAA
- the tcirg1b gene encoding T cell immune regulator 1, ATPase H+ transporting V0 subunit a3b: MGSMFRSEEVCLVQLFLQSGAAYNCVSELGELGIVEFRDLNPNVNSFQRKFVSEVRRCEELEKTFTFLEQEIMRSLSPSLRSPLQQPVPTPPAPQPRELLTIEEESERLARELREVSRNRDSIRAQLNQLCQYRGVLTQTHSLTASQGPPPSFDTGIMENRQDVRLSFVAGVVHPWKVPAFERLLWRACRGYIIVDFREMEEKLEHPDNGEMVQWTVFLISYWGDQIGAKVKKICDCFHTQMFPYAESQAEREEILNGLKTRIEDIKSVMNETEQYLQQLLMRAVAVLPQWRVRVQKCKAVQMVLNLCSPSVTEKCLIAEAWCPVRQLPALQSALREGGRKSGSSVESFYNRLPADTSPPTLFPTNSFTAGFQNIVDAYGVASYREVNPAVYTIITFPFLFAVMFGDVGHGIIMTLAALWMVLEEKDPKLRNNTNEIWRMMFGGRYLILLMGLFSIYTGAIYNECFSRGLSTFSSSWHVRPNALHYNWTDETFRVNPYLTLDPNVTGVFTGPYPFGIDPIWGLANNHLTFLNSYKMKMSVIIGVIHMTFGVSLSLFNYVHFREISSVFLVLIPELLFMLCLFGYLIFMVIFKWVVYGPMDSDSAPSILIHFIDMFLFTENKDNPPLYHGQMTVQMVLVIVAVCSVPVLLLGKPIQEYITHKRKRHQPSGERRPLLTENGSINAHQGDVETRGEEEEEEFDSANVFMHQAIHTIEYCLGCISNTASYLRLWALSLAHAQLSEVLWVMVMHISFSKTSYVGSVIMAAVFAAFAVLTVSILLVMEGLSAFLHALRLHWVEFQNKFYSGTGYKLSPFAFVSIIGVSSSN; this comes from the exons ATGGGATCCATGTTTCGCAGTGAGGAGGTGTGCCTGGTGCAGCTTTTCCTCCAGTCCGGTGCTGCCTACAACTGTGTCAGCGAGCTGGGAGAGCTGGGCATCGTAGAGTTTAGAGAT CTGAATCCAAATGTGAATTCATTTCAAAGGAAGTTTGTCAGTGAGGTGAGGAGATGCGAGGAGCTGGAGAAAACGTTCA CGTTTCTGGAGCAGGAGATTATGCGCTCCCTTTCTCCATCCCTCCGCTCACCCTTGCAGCAGCCAGTGCCCACCCCTCCAGCCCCCCAGCCCAGGGAACTGCTCACCATAGAGGAGGAGAGCGAACGCCTGGCTCGTGAACTCCGGgag GTGTCCAGGAACAGAGATAGTATCCGTGCTCAGCTGAACCAGCTGTGTCAGTACAGAGGAGTGCTTACTCAAACACACTCGCTCACAGCCTCACAG GGCCCTCCACCCTCGTTTGATACCGGCATAATGGAGAACAGGCAGGATGTCAGGCTCAGTTTTGTTGCAGGTGTGGTCCACCCATGGAAGGTGCCGGCCTTTGAAAGGTTGCTGTGGCGAGCATGCCGAGGTTATATTATTGTGGACTTTCGAGAGATGGAGGAAAAGCTGGAACACCCTGATAAT GGCGAGATGGTGCAGTGGACGGTCTTCCTCATCTCCTACTGGGGGGATCAGATTGGAGCGAAAGTGAAGAAGATCTGTGATTG CTTCCACACGCAGATGTTCCCTTATGCAGAGAgccaggcagagagagaggagattcTAAATGGACTGAAAACCAGAATTGAAGACATCAAATCA GTGATGAATGAGACCGAGCAGTACCTGCAACAGCTGTTGATGCGGGCTGTGGCCGTACTTCCCCAGTGGCGTGTGCGTGTCCAAAAATGCAAGGCCGTTCAAATGGTGCTGAACCTCTGTAGCCCTTCAGTCACAGAAAAGTGCCTGATTGCTGAGGCCTGGTGTCCAGTCAGACAGCTTCCTGCCCTGCAGAGTGctctgagagagggaggg AGGAAGAGTGGTAGCAGTGTTGAATCCTTCTATAATCGTTTGCCTGCTGACACCTCTCCTCCTACCCTCTTTCCCACCAACTCCTTCACGGCAGGATTTCAGAATATCGTAGATGCTTATGGAGTAGCCAGCTATAGGGAGGTCAACCCAG CTGTGTACACCATCATCACTTTTCCATTCCTGTTCGCTGTGATGTTCGGGGATGTGGGGCATGGCATTATCATGACTTTAGCTGCACTCTGGATGGTACTGGAGGAGAAAGATCCCAAACTGAGGAACAACACCAATGAG ATCTGGCGTATGATGTTTGGAGGACGTTATCTGATACTGTTGATGGGGCTTTTTTCTATCTACACCGGAGCCATTTATAATGAGTGCTTCAGCAGAGGCCTCAGCACCTTTTCATCTAGCTGGCATGTTCGGCCCAACGCGCTGCACTACAACTGGAC TGATGAGACTTTCAGGGTTAACCCCTATCTCACGCTGGATCCAAATGTGACTGGTGTTTTTACTGGACCATATCCTTTCGGCATTGATCCG ATCTGGGGACTGGCTAATAACCACCTGACATTCCTCAACTCCTATAAGATGAAAATGTCAGTCATCATCGGAGTCATCCACATGACCTTTGGGGTCAGCCTGTCATTATTCAACTACGT ACACTTCAGGGAGATAAGCAGTGTGTTTCTGGTGCTGATTCCAGAGTTGTtgttcatgctgtgtttgtttggttACCTCATCTTCATGGTGATTTTTAAGTGGGTGGTCTACGGTCCCATGGACTCAGACTCAGCACCCAGTATTCTCATCCACTTCATAGACATGTTCCTGTTTACAGAGAACAAAGATAACCCACCACTGTACCATGGCCAG ATGACTGTACAGATGGTTCTGGTGATCGTGGCTGTTTGTTCGGTTCCTGTGTTGTTGCTGGGGAAGCCTATCCAGGAATATATCACACACAAGAGGAAGAGGCACCAGCCCAGT GGTGAAAGGCGGCCTTTGCTGACAGAAAATGGCTCCATAAACGCTCACCAGGGTGATGTGGAgacgagaggagaggaggaggaggag GAGTTTGATAGTGCCAATGTTTTCATGCACCAGGCCATTCACACTATAGAGTACTGTCTGGGCTGCATCTCCAATACTGCGTCATACTTGCGTCTCTGGGCTCTCAGCCTGGCTCATGCCC AGCTTTCTGAAGTGCTTTGGGTGATGGTGATGCACATCTCCTTCTCAAAGACCAGTTACGTAGGAAGTGTCATCATGGCTGCTGTATTTGCAGCTTTTGCTGTCCTAACAGTTTCTATTCTACTCGTCATGGAAGGGCTTTCAGCTTTTCTCCATGCTCTGCGACTTCACTG GGTGGAATTTCAGAACAAGTTCTACAGTGGAACAGGCTACAAGCTCAGTCCATTTGCCTTTGTGTCCATAATCGGTGTCTCCTCATCTAATTGA
- the mrnip gene encoding MRN complex-interacting protein yields MVQEFHVLRCFSCQTFQVQQVKKSKKWSCKMCGEKQSLIKEYGRGTGADCRRHVQKLNSMRGELLEVENERAWTQWEKEEECEAKDRSGDEGQSCEQQEDMRATVSRWSKYVDQTENEPRGDEDEEENIYTERDRFRSCDKVSRKRQKSFISKGASGRYTVCEDEEPDSDPTHWNAKGLPFQLHQRGGSFKSSPAAGCSSNISPFTRMHSNTSTYPICHSPAASLNSEHMAVFSGVKATRACYTEATKQPSKELTTKCHSSVPASNSLPPSCTSQQSSERKIEAGSSKWTRFLTSGSVEEDEDETEDNTCAQMSCRRPDAEIAYSPSAPLMAVPTVTHTNPGHLRSTERLCARAPLDEVPDLGNKSTMRVFEKLNQCMTGMTSNSPPTFTSKSEVSHSPVCFQPPPSKRPCPALSLNTFFQTNEDFDDTL; encoded by the exons ATGGTGCAGGAGTTTCACGTTTTGAGGTGTTTCTCTTGCCAAACCTTTCAAGTGCAGCAG GtcaaaaagagcaaaaaatgGAGTTGCAAGATGTGTGGGGAAAAACAGTCACTCATAAAG GAATATGGCAGGGGAACAGGTGCCGACTGTAGGCGCCATGTCCAGAAGTTGAATTCAATGCGTGGAGAGCTGCTGGAGGTAGAGAATGAGAGAGCCTGGACACAGTG ggagaaagaggaggagtgTGAGGCCAAGGACCGCTCCGGTGATGAAGGTCAAAGCTGTGAGCAGCAG GAGGACATGCGAGCCACCGTAAGCCGCTGGAGTAAATATGTGGATCAGACTGAGAACGAGCCAAGGGgtgatgaggatgaggaagaaaacatttacacagagagagacaggtttAGGAGTTGTGATAAAGTGAG CAGAAAGAGGCAGAAAAGCTTCATCTCAAAGGGTGCTAGTGGCCGCTACACAGTTTGTGAGGATGAGGAACCTGATTCTGACCCCACTCATTGGAACGCCAAGGGACTACCATTTCAG CTACATCAGCGTGGAGGCTCATTCAAATCATCTCCTGCTGCAGGATGTTCCTCAAATATTTCTCCATTCACTCGCATGCACTCCAACACCTCAACCTATCCTATTTGCCATTCCCCAGCTGCATCACTGAACTCTGAACATATGGCTgtgttcagtggtgtaaaggCTACTCGTGCATGCTACACTGAAGCAACTAAGCAACCTTCTAAAGAGTTAACCACCAAGTGTCATTCCTCTGTGCCTGCCAGCAATTCCCTCCCACCTTCATGCACTAGTCAGCAGTCTAGTGAAAGAAAGATTGAAGCTGGAAGCTCTAAGTGGACTCGGTTCCTTACTTCTGGTTCTGTTGAAGAGGACGAGGATGAAACCGAGGATAACACTTGTGCTCAGATGAGTTGTAGGAGACCTGATGCTGAAATAGCCTACTCACCATCTGCTCCACTGATGGCTGTACCAACAGTTACACATACAAATCCAGGTCATTTAAGGAGCACAGAAAGACTTTGTGCAAGAGCTCCATTGGATGAGGTGCCTGATCTAGGTAACAAGAGTACCATGAGAGTTTTTGAGAAATTGAACCAATGTATGACTGGGATGACCTCCAACAGTCCTCCTACTTTTACATCAAAGTCTGAGGTTTCTCACAGTCCTGTGTGTTTTCAGCCCCCACCTAGTAAAAGGCCGTGTCCAGCCCTTTCTCTTAACACATTTTTTCAAACAAATGAAGATTTTGATGACACACTGTGA
- the sqstm1 gene encoding sequestosome-1, which yields MSMTVKAYLLGKEDCHKEIRRFAVDQDVSTSFEYLSRKVVDVFANLRNASFQMYYKDEDGDMIAFSTDDELMMGLTLVKDDTFRLFIKEKKEHKRDFSPHGPGFSFGHPPGPHHSGPHGHHHMGPPGPPPMGPPPPHMGPPPHHPSMVHPGVTCDGCEGQVSGTRFKCTVCPDYDLCSTCQAKGLHKEHPLLPIFHPMANMFEWFPRGKLWRKMRHCMWAGAQAQAHAQAQNQSQNQTQNQAQPGPSGTQPSSQEANSQDGQAQNGAPNSAQANMEYLKNIGEGVAAMLSPLGIDVDIDVEHEGRRAKVTPTPPASSGPPSGPPSGRSDGGSGGLLSRGAEGGPMSSSSTGSTTEGGKDHSNDEEWTHLSSKEVDPSTGELQSLRMEVDGQEVVEDHPAPLSTNSTTNQGPTGLREAALYPHLPQDADPRLVESLSQMLSMGFTDEGGWLTRLLHTKNYDIGSALDTIQYSKPPGPRK from the exons ATGTCGATGACCGTCAAGGCTTACCTCCTGGGAAAGGAGGACTGCCATAAGGAGATTCGCCGCTTCGCTGTCGACCAGGACGTGTCGACAAGTTTCGAGTACTTGAGTCGCAAGGTGGTGGATGTTTTCGCCAACCTCCGAAATGCCTCTTTCCAAATGTACTACAAAG ATGAGGATGGCGACATGATTGCCTTCTCCACTGACGATGAGCTGATGATGGGACTGACTCTGGTGAAGGACGACACCTTCCGTCTCTTCATCAAGG AAAAAAAGGAGCACAAGCGTGACTTCTCACCACATGGGCCAGGCTTCTCCTTTGGCCATCCTCCAGGACCACATCACTCGGGGCCACATGGGCACCATCATATGGGGCCTCCTGGACCACCTCCGATGGGACCTCCACCTCCACATATGGGTCCACCTCCACACCACCCGTCCATGGTTCACCCTGGTGTGACCTGTGATGGATGTGAGGGACAAGTGTCTGGGACTCGCTTCAAGTGCACTGTGTGCCCAGATTATGACCTGTGCTCCACCTGCCAGGCCAAGGGCCTCCACAAGGAGCATCCTCTCCTGCCCATTTTTCACCCCATGGCCAACATGTTTGAG TGGTTCCCACGTGGGAAGTTGTGGCGTAAGATGAGGCACTGCATGTGGGCTGGTGCTCAGGCTCAGGCTCATGCTCAGGCTCAAAACCAGAGCCAGAACCAAACCCAAAACCAGGCTCAGCCAGGTCCATCTGGAACTCAGCCCAGCTCCCAGGAGGCCAACTCTCAGGATGGCCAGGCCCAAAATG GAGCCCCTAACTCTGCCCAGGCCAACATGGAGTATCTGAAGAACATTGGAGAGGGTGTAGCTGCTATGCTGAGCCCCCTTG GTATAGATGTGGACATTGATGTGGAACATGAGGGGAGAAGGGCCAAAGTGACACCAACTCCTCCTGCCTCAAGTGGACCCCCTAGTGGCCCGCCCAGTGGCCGGAGTGATGGTGGTTCAGGAGGCCTTCTTTCCAGGGGGGCAGAAGGAGGTCCGATGAGTTCATCCAGCACCGGGAGTACCACTGAGGGGGGAAAG GATCACAGTAATGATGAGGAGTGGACTCATCTGAGCTCTAAGGAAGTGGATCCATCCACAGGAGAGCTGCAGTCACTCCGAATGGAGGTAGATGGCCAGGAAGTGGTGGAAGATCACCCTGCTCCTCTTAGCACCAACTCAACCACTAACCAAGGCCCCACTGGCCTGCGTGAAGCTGCCCTCTACCCACACCTGCCCCAAG ATGCAGACCCTCGGCTGGTAGAGTCCCTGTCCCAGATGCTGTCCATGGGCTTCACAGACGAAGGTGGCTGGCTGACCAGGCTGCTCCACACCAAGAACTACGACATCGGTTCTGCTCTGGATACCATCCAGTACTCCAAACCACCTGGCCCACGGAAATGA